From the Melanotaenia boesemani isolate fMelBoe1 chromosome 9, fMelBoe1.pri, whole genome shotgun sequence genome, the window cattaaaattagGCCATGTGGACAACACAGGACGTAGCAATCTGTAGTGGGAATAGGAATTTCCCCACATCTGTCACCAACCTGCAGGGCTGGAACCCGCACACAGTTGGACAAATATGGCCTGTTTGTCTCCAACAGAGTGACGAAGGCAAGCAGCTGGTGCCTGCTGCTGTCCTTCCTTTCAGCTCCTGCAGGCAATACATGGGAGGACAatgtaaaataatcagaaaggagaaaagaaacacaagttaaaaaagtcaaaatgattacttaaaaaatgcaataaaataaaaaatgcatgattTTTCTCTTCTTGACAATAGGCTCAtacctaaaaaaaatcttgaaattcaTAAGCTACATGTAGCCCTGCAGCAGGTTTACCCATTTCACGGCTGTCATCCTCAGGCACGTGTAACACCTCAGGATCACTTGCGAACACACTGGTCGGGTGGACCACCACCCCCTGCTTGTTTCTCGTGTGAAACACCTTTGAAGTGTAAAAATCAAGCCATGTTTTCAATGAAATTACATATAAACAGCATATTTCCTGATGTGATGTTTTCCCTGGTTGCTGCAGCAAGGTGTCTAACCTGATCGGAGTCTTTGCGGGTGGAGTTGTGCTCGTCGGGCAGAGCCAGCTGAGGGTAGAGGCCTCtgcacagcagcagcttcagcaaAGCTTGCTGGCGGGAAGATAAGTCCTGGCTGACGCCGACTGCCTCCTGCAGCTCTGACACGTTGTGACGCAACTTGAACTTTACTTCCTTGCTCAGAACAAACAGCAGAACATTGAAATTAATCCAAATGGAacccaaaaacacaaacatatccAACCCTGTGATCTCAACTGACTTTGATACCATATGGTCTCTCTTTTATACCTAATTTCTTATTATTGTTTAACTTCAACCATAACACACCTGTATGTCCACATTCTGCTCTGGTCCCTCCTTGTCCTTCTTTTTGCCTTTGCCAgttgtctctgtgtctgatccagaGGAGAACTCCCCCTCCTGACCGTCCTCCATCCTCAGGACTTTACGTTTGCTCCCTTCCTGCTGCTCATGATCTCTCTTCAGCTGATGGAGCTTTCTCCTCTCTGTTAGCCTCTCCCTGCGCTGCCCGCGGTCACCACCAGAGGAAGTGCTGTCCTCTGATTCCAGGAGGCTATGGCTCCTGAGCAAGTCCTACAAACCAACAACTGTGATTaatgtcatttaaataaataaataaatctttttaatgcTTGAGCTACTCAGTGAGGAGCCTGCCTTGAATTGTCTGCGCAGGTTGACCATCTCATATAGTCGCTGCTCCTCTAGACCCCTCCTCCTGCACCACTTCCTTGAGCCACCACCTCTCTCTCCCTTTACCTGTTGAGTTCACATATTTTAACAATACATCATATCTATTTACAGCCATTATAACATAATGTTTTCCCTTACTGACCTCCACCCAGGCATTGAAGGTATTGAGCAGGGTGAAGGGGTCTCCCTGGTTGCTGTGCAGGGGCTGGCGGGCAGTGGCACAGTCTGGATTATGCTGTGAGCTGCGCAGGAAGGGTGACTGAACACTGAGGGCAGCTGCGATGGTCAACACAGGCTCCACCAAGTTAAACACAGACCCGAGCACCAGCATTTTTCCTGGAAGAAGGCAAACATTTTGTttccaagcagccagactttctgGTAAACTTTTACAGTGGTCTTTATAAATAGTtctccaggaattttttaaggatttatAAAGTTTCTGTGTAAAACCCTTGAATGACTCATTACTTTTGCACAGTATAAAACTGATGATTCTTATTAAGATTATTTTaagaagcactactgaactttaaaatgaatggggtaaagagtaaagaaaataaatgaaggatGAAGACACgattaaaaaataacagacaaacAAGCAGATGCCAccgaatacatgacctctgcTTTGGcagagcaaacaaacaaaaagaaaaacagatggaaTGCAGGAAAATAACTGACCTACAAATTTGGTATAGATAATCTTACCTATTACCACATCAACAGGCAGCTGTGCCAGCAAACTACCAATAGAGGTCAGTTCACCACAGCTGTCTAGCGCCCCCTGTTCTTTTAGATAAGTAACTGCAGTCTGGATGCTGGCAGTTGGAGGTGGATCaatgaagacaaaagaaagTGGATCTCCAAGACCCATGCTCTTCATCTGTGGAACACAGCATCATCaataaagctgaatatttattacagaGTTTAATAGAAGAATTGTTTTGTGATCTATAGAGTTACCACCTGGAGAATGAGTGAGTCCAGAGCCACTCTGTGAATTTCAGGCACAGGATACGGTGCAAAAGCATTGTAGTCTGACTCGGCGTAAAGGCGGTAACACACACCTGGACCCGTGCGACCGGCTCGACCTTTCCTCTGCTCAGAGCTAGCGcggctgatccagaactcttgTAGACGCTGCATTTTAGCCTTTGGATCAAAGCTCATTTCTTTTACCTTTCCTATaaacaagaattaaaaaaaacaacaaaaaaaaaaaaaagaaaaaaaaaaacaaaacagaatttctgTCCATGTCTACTATTTCTGTTTAACATATATTCAAAACCAGCATCTTTGCCCCCAAAAAGTTCAGCACCATGGCAACATCGGAGATATTTGCTTGATATAAAATGAAGGTTTGAGACGTTAGATGCACAGAGGGTGAACTAAAGGTAATGCCTTGCTACAAGTACACTATTAGTTTCATACCTGAGTCAACAACAAAGCGCACTCCATCTATTGTAACTGAGGTCTCAGCAATATtggtagagatgatgcactTTCTCACTCCAGGAGGAGCAATATCAAACACCTGAGGAACAACATGGTAAGTTATTAGAGCTAAGCTATTAAACTCAAAAATTTATTATCTTTTCTAATCTAGTCAAAGCCAACCGCACCTTATCCTGCTGGACAAGTGACAGCGTGCTGTGAAGAGGTAAGACTATCCAGcgacgtgtgtgtgtggcataAATCTGACAGGCCTCCTGGATGGTGGAGATTTCTGCCACACCACTGAGGAAGAGAAGCAAGTCCCCACGCTCCTCTGGAGGGTAACGCTGATCAATGCCCTGCAAGATACGCAAGTACGGTCTGGGATCCAGCTTCTCTGAGCGAGGCGACTGCTCCTCAGGAGGAATGGGCTGGTAAATTACCTGTTTAAAGAAATAGAGTATTAGAAAACACACCTGAAGAAAATTCTACAAATGTTACAGTTACATGAGTGATTACTGCTGTTCTCTGTGTACCTGAATGGGAAACAACCTGCCTGGTACTTGCAAGACAGGAGCACTATTAAAGTAGTTGGAGAAGAGTTTGATGTTGATGGTGGCTGACATGAGGATGAGGCGAAGGTCTGGGCGGTCAGCCAGGAGAGAGCGCAGGACCCCAAGAAGGAAGTCACAGTGGAGATGTCTCTCATGGACCTCGTCCACAATCACCACCTGGTACTGAGTCAGTGACTTGTCCTGCTGGATCTGTCGGAGCAGCAGTCCCTCCGTCAGGAAGAGCAGTTTTGTGGCTGTGGTCCGACTGGTCTCAAAGCGAATCTGGTACCCTACctgaaaattttaaatacattttgtaGTTGCCTTTTCCCCCTAGAAATATGAATCTAAAGCATTAAATTTTCCACAAGTCCAACTGCCTTATTATGTACTTTACGATGTGTTGTATGAGTATATAACCAGCActtaaacaggaaaaagaatcTATATATGAATGTCCACAACAAACCTTTGAGCCAAACTGATTGAGACTCTCAAAGCTGACTCTCTTTGCAAGAGATATGCAGGCAATACGGCGAGGCTGAGTACAGGCAATGTGACTGAATCCAGCTGAAAGAAGATACTGAGGCACTTGTGTGGATTTACCACAGCCTGTGTCCCCTGCCACTACAACCACCGGGTGAAGGCGGACCAGCTCCACTATTCGATCGCGGTACTGGAAGATGGGCAGACTCTTCTGCTCCCGTCGAAGCTTGGCAAGTTTACCAAAGCTCTGTTTCTGGCTGAAGTCCAGGAAATGCAGGAGGGCCAGGCGGCAGTCAGAGATCTCCTGAGTGCCTGGCCCTGAGGATCTGTGTCTGCTTTTGTGATCTGACTTTCCCAAGTGCTCCTCGATGTCCGTGGTGCACACAGATACATTAATCCGGTAGCGAGCATCATATTCTTTAGGAAGACCAAGATCCACCTTACTAGTACCAGTTCTTTTGTGTTTCCCATCTCTCTCTTCTTTGTGGCCAAGTCCAGAGGCAGACATGTCCCTCTTTGTTTTAAACCTCTGAAAGCGATCAAAGAAAGCCCAGAACTCCTTATGTTCGGAGCTATCAGCCTGGATATAATCATGCTTACGGAAAAAGATATCGTCCAGCAGGGCTCGGCAATGTGGGCTGTTCCAGTCCCAACTCCGACTGTCTCTCCTCCTATCTGAGTCCATATTTTCTGTAAGTACAGTTACCCACCTCCACCACCTGAAAACTGGATTCAGGTCAAATACTAAAAAAGAGAATACATATGTGTACGACCTTACAAACGTGCAGCTTCGTGGGCATGTTATAGAGCAGCTAACGAAGTTCCGTCCACTTTAAAGCCCTACGTCAAGTATGTATGCATCTGGGAGAAACCAAACACAAGTTCTCAGCTTCATTATGAAGCTACTCCAAAATTAAAcgtaacaacaataataaatgaattGGCGCTGATAAAAATCTAGACAACAAACCCACAAGGAAAGTGATGTCATGTGGGAACAGTAATGTGACAGGACTGCTTCCGGTCCGTTCTTAAAAGCGGTCCGGTAAAGTGtttgtaaaatgaatatttgcattttctgtaccgcttagtccattacgggtcgcgggtaagctggagcctatcccagcattaacagttgagaggcagggtacaccctggacagagccaaccaaccactcacactcactcctgtggagtcatcaattaacctaacgaacatgtctttggacggtgggaggaacccggagagaacccacgcatacacggggagaacatgcaaactccacacagaaagtccaCTGCACTCGAGGTTCGAAACTTTCCCCCCAgctgagattcgaaccagcgatcttcttgctgtgaggctgtggcgCACACCACCGATATAAATGATATTTGCACATCATATATAATTGACGTTGCAGTTTTTAAAGTGAAAACGGTTGCACCACAcatatgtcattttaaaatgaaatataacgTCACAGGCAACACATCCTGATGGACATAGTTGCCCTGTGTTTAGGAGAAGACCGGGTTTCACAATTCTGACACACAATACTGCtcattttgttacattttaatatataaatccTTAATTTTTCATACCTCCGGGTCATATTTGGGTCACAGTTATCGTAACAAAGGACACGTTCTGATGGACGGTCGCGGAGCTGGACGGGGGACGGATCTCACACGCAACACTGGTAAAATTGCGGTCCTAAAATAATTTTCAACAGGGCGTCTTGTTGGTGAAAATCTGTCAATTTCACAGGTAATTACGCAAATCATCACCATAATAAAAAGtcaacttctttttaaaaaaatagttattttgCAGTGTATATgttaagtgtgtttgtgtcaagCGTAAATGAACTGTCAAGACTTTCTGATCAGTTGTGTTTGATGTGATTTCCAAAATTTGATGCTTTTGGCTTTATCCGTGTCTTTTGCACCTTAGGGCCGACACACTTTGTAGTCAACAGAAGAAAtagagacaaaaaataaaaaacagtgcaAATTATCTGACAGACTGACCTGTTTCTACAGTCAGTTATGACCAACACTACACTTAAATTCAAcgaaatatgaaaatattttcttaaatttgaCACAATCCAATAAGTGGCCCAAAATCAATGTCgtgtttagaaaaagaaaaaaaacatacacacacagacaaaacaaaaaacaaaaactttcactggaggttataaaaaaatcatttatttagaGAGATCTGccataaaatacacatttacatttatttgagaCCAATAAAACTGACAAGCTTGTTACCAGCCTGTTCGTTGGTTTCATAGTTACAAAAAGCAGATTGCATTCTTTGGAAATAAAAGGGCAGCCGACATGTTAGCTTTTTGCAAGAGCGAAATCACTTCTTTTACAGGGATTTCTGCTGAATTTAAAATACCAATCCATAGGAGGTAAGACAGAATAAGCTTGCTGTCAGGTTAGCTTTAAAttgacataattaaaaaaaaaaaaaaaaaaaagaaaatagacagCTGTGAAAAATTCTAGGAACGGCAGCACATAATACATGACAGTAAAAATGTATGTTTCATATGTACACATGTAACAATCACACCTTAAAAACTATATTCTCTGCAGAATATAATGTCCATcaaaacattcatttatatttaaaaatatttcatgaacCCCatcctacaaaaacaaaacaaaaaaaaaaaacaacacgcagaaaacaacaaacaaaagaacccCTAAAAC encodes:
- the dhx34 gene encoding probable ATP-dependent RNA helicase DHX34 codes for the protein MDSDRRRDSRSWDWNSPHCRALLDDIFFRKHDYIQADSSEHKEFWAFFDRFQRFKTKRDMSASGLGHKEERDGKHKRTGTSKVDLGLPKEYDARYRINVSVCTTDIEEHLGKSDHKSRHRSSGPGTQEISDCRLALLHFLDFSQKQSFGKLAKLRREQKSLPIFQYRDRIVELVRLHPVVVVAGDTGCGKSTQVPQYLLSAGFSHIACTQPRRIACISLAKRVSFESLNQFGSKVGYQIRFETSRTTATKLLFLTEGLLLRQIQQDKSLTQYQVVIVDEVHERHLHCDFLLGVLRSLLADRPDLRLILMSATINIKLFSNYFNSAPVLQVPGRLFPIQVIYQPIPPEEQSPRSEKLDPRPYLRILQGIDQRYPPEERGDLLLFLSGVAEISTIQEACQIYATHTRRWIVLPLHSTLSLVQQDKVFDIAPPGVRKCIISTNIAETSVTIDGVRFVVDSGKVKEMSFDPKAKMQRLQEFWISRASSEQRKGRAGRTGPGVCYRLYAESDYNAFAPYPVPEIHRVALDSLILQMKSMGLGDPLSFVFIDPPPTASIQTAVTYLKEQGALDSCGELTSIGSLLAQLPVDVVIGKMLVLGSVFNLVEPVLTIAAALSVQSPFLRSSQHNPDCATARQPLHSNQGDPFTLLNTFNAWVEVKGERGGGSRKWCRRRGLEEQRLYEMVNLRRQFKDLLRSHSLLESEDSTSSGGDRGQRRERLTERRKLHQLKRDHEQQEGSKRKVLRMEDGQEGEFSSGSDTETTGKGKKKDKEGPEQNVDIQEVKFKLRHNVSELQEAVGVSQDLSSRQQALLKLLLCRGLYPQLALPDEHNSTRKDSDQVFHTRNKQGVVVHPTSVFASDPEVLHVPEDDSREMGAERKDSSRHQLLAFVTLLETNRPYLSNCVRVPALQALLLVANSVDTNADCTRLVMDGWLELELREPEEALRALSTALTLRAEWERLLQAQLGKNATSQGVSRRDIERLSEGLVRFLLYTEVSYTLRRLAAFQTQNLYIGPQCEIDLSYKAPDLNPLFPGAEAKPDPIKGGLRVTNFFTYNCLTDSKDLYSECLRTFWSCPNCDLYMPLTPLERMHHEASCRPAGEKQQPEEDAEGQKAGSSSVSSLTRVYHCDVCNKDLTLTSTEILKHKRQHMYSAT